ATGACGTGGGGCCGGCCCGCTGGAGCGGGTGCCTCCAGGTCGCGGTATACCGCCTCGAGCGGCACCTCCCTGGGGTGCGGCTCGCGCGCGTGGTAGGCCAGCGTGAGAACAGCGGGCAGGGACACGACGCCACCGCCTCTCTGGCCGATCGGCCCGTCCGTGTCAGAAGTCAATCCGCGCACCCGCCCGCAGCAGGCGCTGCTGCACCTCGCGCACGAGGTCTTGCCGCTGCGCGAGCTGGTGAGGAGTCACGCGGTGCGCCACCGCCACCGCAGCAGCCACGCCGACGCCCTCTCCCATGGCCATCGTGGTTGGAATCACGCGGGCCGAGCCCGCGGCCTGGTAGGTGGCCGAGAAGGCGCGGCTCGCCACGAACAGCCCGTCTATCCGCGCGGTTATCAAAGAGCGGAGCGGTATGGTGTACGCGCGCCTTACAGGCCTGTAGGGGTACTGCTCGCCCTGCACGTACTGGTGCAGATCTATCGGGTAGGACGCGGCGCCGATGCTGTCCCAGAAGCGCGTGCGCCCGACGATGTCCTTTCCGGTCAGCGTGTAGAGCCCTGCGAGATGGCGTGTCTCACGGATGTAGAGTTCGGGCGCCACCTCGACCAGCCGCGCACCGGCGAACCCCGGGACGTTGGCCCGCAGATAAGATAGCTTGTTGGGGATCTCCGCAACCGCGCGCGCATAACCGTCCGCGCAGGAGGCCGGGGCCGTGCCGTCCACGTCGTGGATCTGCAGCGAGTTGATCAGCAACGTTCCGTCGGGCAGCTTGCCGATATTCAGGTCGAGCGCAGAAAGCCGCGCGTCCGCCGGGCGGTACCCGCGCATCGCCTCCTTGAACCCCCAGGCGTATCCGTTGAAGGCGCCGCTGGGGTGCCGGCCGTGCCTGTGCGCATACGCGTACCGAACGATCTCCGGCCAATCCACATCGGCCACGCGGTACATCAGCGTCGCAGGCATCGCCCTGCGGTCAATCCCGGAGGCCTCCCGGCCGTAGGTGAAGGGCACGCCAGAGGCAGCTGCCAGGTCGCCGTCGTCGGTGGCATCCACGGTGACCGCGGCACGGATCGGGGCCGTCGCCTGATCCGAGAGGCGCACCCATACCCCAGCGACGCGACCTTCCACAACGATGGGTTCGGTGCGCTCAATGCCCAACAGGGATACTATCCCGGGCTCTGCCTCTACCTTGTTCCGTAGGATGGTGCGGACCTTGCGGGGATCGAAGGTGATTCCCCCGATCTCGTGATAGATCTCCAGGAAGATCCCCTTGATGAGGTTCTCGCCGTTGGGTCCGCGGCTCATGTCCACCATGTTGAGCATGGCGCCGGTCATGACCGTCCCCAGGAATGGGCGGCTCTCCACCAGAACCACCACCATGCCTTGACGCGCCGCCGCGAGCGCCGCGGCCACGCCTGCCGGGCTTCCGCCTACCACGAGCACGCCTGCCCGAAACCCCGGCGGGCTGGTGTCCTGCCGCAGGAAGGCCGGCTGAATGAGCACGACGGCCGTGGCAAGGGCCAGGGCGGCAAGAACCGTCCGCAGGATTCCGAAGCGCATCTTCTCTGGCAGTGACGGCTTCAGGTCGCCTCGGGCCCAACCAGAAACGCCAGGGCAGAGGCCAGCCGCTGATAGGTGTCGTCCAGATGCTCAGGCAGTACCTTGACGTCGCACAGGACCGGCATGAAGTTGGTGTCGCCCGACCAGCGCGGCACGATGTGCAGGTGCAGGTGGTCGGCAATCCCGGCGCCGGCAGCGCGACCCAGATTCATGCCGACGTTGAACCCGTCGGGCTCCATGGCACGCTCCAGCGCCCGGACCCCCAGACTCACGAGCCCCATCAGCGCCTCTGCCTCGCGTGCCGTCAGATCGTCGGGGCGGGCCAGGTGCCTGAACGGAACCGCCATCAGGTGGCCGGTATTGTAGGGAAACCGGTTGAGGATCAGGTAGCCATCCGGGGCGCGGTGCAGGATCAGGGCGGCCCGGTCATCACCTGACGCCGGCGCCTCACAGAGAACGCAGCCGGTCACGGCAGGAGCGGCGATGTAGGCGAACCGCCACGGTGCCCACAGCCGCTTCACTGGGCCCCGCTGTCGAGCCGGCGCAGCGCATCGGCCGCGGCCGCCTGTTCCGCTTCCTTCTTGCTCTGGCCGCTGCCCTCTCCGATCGTCTTGCCGGCGGCCTCAACCACGGCGGCGAACGTCCGCGCGTGCTCCGGGCCCTCGGCGCGGGCGATGCGGTAC
Above is a window of Armatimonadota bacterium DNA encoding:
- a CDS encoding FAD-dependent oxidoreductase, giving the protein MRFGILRTVLAALALATAVVLIQPAFLRQDTSPPGFRAGVLVVGGSPAGVAAALAAARQGMVVVLVESRPFLGTVMTGAMLNMVDMSRGPNGENLIKGIFLEIYHEIGGITFDPRKVRTILRNKVEAEPGIVSLLGIERTEPIVVEGRVAGVWVRLSDQATAPIRAAVTVDATDDGDLAAASGVPFTYGREASGIDRRAMPATLMYRVADVDWPEIVRYAYAHRHGRHPSGAFNGYAWGFKEAMRGYRPADARLSALDLNIGKLPDGTLLINSLQIHDVDGTAPASCADGYARAVAEIPNKLSYLRANVPGFAGARLVEVAPELYIRETRHLAGLYTLTGKDIVGRTRFWDSIGAASYPIDLHQYVQGEQYPYRPVRRAYTIPLRSLITARIDGLFVASRAFSATYQAAGSARVIPTTMAMGEGVGVAAAVAVAHRVTPHQLAQRQDLVREVQQRLLRAGARIDF
- a CDS encoding HIT domain-containing protein, which gives rise to MKRLWAPWRFAYIAAPAVTGCVLCEAPASGDDRAALILHRAPDGYLILNRFPYNTGHLMAVPFRHLARPDDLTAREAEALMGLVSLGVRALERAMEPDGFNVGMNLGRAAGAGIADHLHLHIVPRWSGDTNFMPVLCDVKVLPEHLDDTYQRLASALAFLVGPEAT